The proteins below are encoded in one region of Fibrobacter sp. UWR2:
- a CDS encoding UDP-2,3-diacylglucosamine diphosphatase, translating into MSLPAYFISDAHLGVNPPGARADREKLLVEFLESICGKASHLVIVGDLFEFWYEYNDYVNRNHFELFFALRELVRLGCEVHLLCGNHDFAYGDFFPKSLGVQVHRSLVLEIQGKKVYFHHGDGVAKSDFGYRIMRRVLDFPPNRFLFKQIHPDWGMALARFVGRNSRKIGESREINLQEYLGWGASILKRKKCDVCIHGHHHISGIWDVEGGVVASPGEWIWKPAILRMEEGGLSLEML; encoded by the coding sequence ATGAGTTTGCCGGCCTACTTTATTTCCGATGCCCATCTGGGCGTAAATCCTCCCGGAGCCCGGGCTGACCGCGAGAAACTTCTCGTGGAGTTCTTGGAATCTATCTGTGGGAAGGCGTCGCATCTGGTAATCGTGGGCGACCTGTTTGAATTCTGGTACGAATACAACGATTACGTGAACCGCAACCATTTTGAACTGTTTTTCGCATTGCGAGAACTGGTCCGCTTGGGTTGCGAGGTCCACTTGCTTTGCGGAAACCATGACTTTGCCTATGGGGATTTCTTCCCGAAGTCACTAGGCGTGCAGGTCCACAGGAGCCTTGTCCTTGAAATTCAGGGCAAGAAGGTCTATTTCCACCATGGTGACGGTGTCGCGAAATCGGACTTCGGTTACCGCATTATGCGCCGTGTGCTGGACTTCCCGCCGAACCGGTTCCTTTTCAAACAAATTCACCCCGACTGGGGGATGGCGCTTGCCCGCTTTGTCGGTAGGAACAGCCGCAAGATAGGCGAGTCCCGCGAAATCAACCTTCAGGAATATCTAGGCTGGGGCGCATCGATCCTCAAACGCAAAAAATGCGATGTCTGCATTCATGGCCATCACCATATCTCGGGCATCTGGGATGTGGAAGGCGGCGTTGTCGCATCTCCGGGGGAGTGGATATGGAAACCCGCCATCCTCCGTATGGAAGAAGGCGGGCTTTCCCTGGAAATGTTATAG
- the lnt gene encoding apolipoprotein N-acyltransferase, producing the protein MMDKIKNLFYSLPKIYWIYFAVLFVAEAIGFALRPNEPGLYTEPAQFAPLAIALGFLFTREARKHFRRHIYTYGISQFLFLALDYTLGDANGAGHAGLYQIATTFVPLFIFWLVLFARWNVARFREFDSRRALLLSIIAWGLFGFAFPPLPLGPAALVLLVPWFLVLNRYNRNTAIFATFWSGMVYNTINYYWIYNVMNVETAPSGLICLGVMLLIAFFSAYSVFAAFIYTLAKNIKFGGRAWLLALYPIFYAGLEMTRTRGDFAFPWSHLGYVFGNTLESLQALSVIGIFGYTALIIASNMAVAKAIEGPWKLSAGENRTKFILAKLPLAVPALVYAVLLIHGSIVLGKPEAQPFYGADAQDTPQMALIQPSIEQGEKWSKARFDSITAKTFGMVNDSVQKGTDLIILAETAVPDHIRRQPATIRELHHLAVRHNAGILTGALDFHRNEPGSPRKYDIYNASFLFTPDNFHSYQRYIKKHLVPFSERIPFDDIFPILNYVDLGEGDFVPGKETPVYEPFKWTPFICYDAIFGDLVREAINAGSRLMVNITNDGWFGRSTAPYQHLNLVRYRAIENGIPTARLANSGISAFIDQYGHYDLNTDIFVDAVIQRKMQLKTRDTPYQHYGDSVETALLWFFAIYVLACAVLAYINKCRKTMHK; encoded by the coding sequence ATGATGGACAAGATTAAGAATTTGTTTTACTCGCTCCCGAAAATTTACTGGATTTATTTTGCGGTCCTTTTTGTTGCAGAAGCAATCGGCTTTGCGCTCCGGCCCAACGAACCGGGGCTCTACACGGAACCCGCACAATTCGCTCCGCTCGCCATTGCGCTCGGGTTCCTGTTCACGCGCGAAGCCCGCAAGCATTTCCGCAGGCACATCTACACCTACGGCATATCGCAGTTTCTGTTCCTTGCTCTTGACTATACCCTCGGCGATGCGAACGGGGCTGGACATGCGGGGCTTTACCAAATTGCCACCACATTTGTTCCGCTGTTCATCTTCTGGCTCGTACTGTTCGCCCGCTGGAACGTGGCACGATTCCGTGAGTTCGACTCCCGCAGGGCGCTTTTGCTCAGCATAATCGCGTGGGGGCTTTTCGGATTCGCCTTCCCGCCGCTCCCGCTCGGGCCCGCAGCACTCGTGCTTCTCGTACCGTGGTTTTTGGTGCTCAATCGCTACAACAGAAACACCGCGATATTCGCAACTTTCTGGTCGGGCATGGTGTACAACACCATCAACTACTACTGGATCTACAACGTAATGAACGTGGAGACGGCTCCCTCCGGGCTTATCTGCCTGGGCGTCATGCTCCTCATCGCGTTCTTCAGCGCCTACAGTGTTTTCGCTGCATTCATCTACACGCTCGCCAAGAACATCAAGTTCGGCGGCCGCGCCTGGCTGCTCGCACTCTACCCCATATTCTATGCAGGCCTCGAGATGACGCGCACCCGCGGAGACTTCGCCTTCCCGTGGAGCCACTTGGGTTACGTCTTCGGAAACACGCTTGAATCACTGCAGGCACTCTCCGTCATCGGCATCTTCGGGTATACCGCACTCATCATCGCTTCCAATATGGCGGTAGCGAAGGCCATCGAAGGCCCGTGGAAATTGTCCGCTGGCGAAAACCGCACGAAGTTCATTCTCGCGAAACTCCCGCTGGCCGTGCCCGCGCTGGTGTACGCCGTGCTCCTGATCCACGGGAGCATCGTACTCGGCAAACCCGAGGCACAGCCCTTCTATGGCGCCGACGCGCAGGACACTCCCCAGATGGCGCTGATACAGCCGAGCATCGAGCAGGGAGAAAAGTGGAGCAAGGCACGCTTTGACTCCATCACAGCAAAGACATTCGGCATGGTGAACGACAGCGTGCAGAAGGGCACCGACCTCATCATCCTCGCTGAAACTGCCGTTCCCGACCACATCCGCAGGCAACCCGCGACAATCCGGGAACTGCATCACCTGGCCGTACGGCACAACGCAGGCATCCTCACAGGCGCACTTGACTTCCACCGCAACGAACCGGGAAGCCCGCGCAAGTACGACATCTACAACGCGTCGTTCCTGTTCACGCCCGACAATTTCCATTCTTACCAGCGCTACATCAAGAAGCACCTGGTACCCTTCAGCGAGCGCATTCCCTTCGACGACATCTTCCCCATCCTCAACTACGTGGACCTGGGCGAAGGCGACTTCGTTCCCGGCAAAGAAACACCTGTGTACGAGCCGTTCAAGTGGACGCCCTTCATCTGCTACGACGCGATATTCGGCGACCTTGTGCGAGAAGCCATCAATGCGGGCTCGCGCCTGATGGTGAACATCACGAATGACGGCTGGTTCGGCCGCAGCACCGCTCCCTACCAGCACCTGAACCTGGTACGCTACCGCGCCATCGAGAACGGCATACCAACCGCAAGGCTTGCGAACAGCGGTATCTCAGCATTCATCGACCAGTACGGCCACTACGACCTGAACACGGACATCTTCGTAGACGCCGTCATCCAGCGCAAGATGCAGCTCAAGACCCGCGATACGCCCTACCAGCACTACGGCGACAGCGTAGAGACCGCCCTCCTGTGGTTCTTCGCCATCTACGTGCTGGCATGCGCTGTTCTGGCATACATCAATAAATGCAGAAAAACCATGCACAAATGA
- the rsmI gene encoding 16S rRNA (cytidine(1402)-2'-O)-methyltransferase — translation MHTLYIVATPIGNMEDITYRAVRILKEVPLVLAEDTRHTRVLFDNYSINTPMEAYHDFNKEKVTPKYVEYLKNEGDIALVSDAGTPGVADPAFNLVRECVREGIDVRAIPGPCAMITALVSSGMPTDHFTFQYFSPKKSAQRIHLLEKLKDEEATQIFYASPHNIDKFVEEIGQVFGEIKIALMRELTKKFEEHLIGTPAEITAHFKAHPPKGEFVLIFNPKDKSGL, via the coding sequence ATGCACACTCTATATATTGTCGCGACCCCCATCGGGAACATGGAAGACATCACCTATCGCGCCGTACGGATCTTGAAGGAAGTCCCGCTCGTGCTCGCCGAAGATACGCGACACACCCGCGTGCTGTTTGACAACTACAGCATCAACACGCCGATGGAAGCCTACCATGACTTCAACAAGGAGAAGGTGACTCCGAAGTACGTGGAATACCTGAAGAACGAGGGCGATATCGCGCTCGTGAGCGACGCCGGTACCCCGGGCGTTGCCGATCCGGCATTCAACTTGGTCCGTGAATGCGTACGCGAAGGCATAGACGTGCGGGCTATCCCCGGCCCCTGCGCGATGATTACCGCACTGGTTTCTAGCGGCATGCCTACCGACCACTTTACCTTCCAGTACTTCTCGCCCAAGAAGAGCGCCCAGCGCATCCACCTGCTCGAAAAACTGAAGGACGAGGAAGCGACCCAGATCTTTTACGCAAGCCCGCACAACATCGACAAGTTCGTCGAGGAAATCGGCCAGGTTTTCGGTGAAATCAAGATTGCCCTGATGCGCGAACTCACCAAGAAGTTCGAGGAACACCTCATCGGCACGCCGGCAGAAATTACCGCGCACTTCAAGGCGCACCCACCCAAGGGCGAGTTCGTGCTGATTTTCAACCCGAAAGATAAAAGCGGACTGTAA